The Plasmodium vinckei vinckei genome assembly, chromosome: PVVCY_14 genome window below encodes:
- a CDS encoding RNA-binding protein, putative, with product MHKMTIANNYHDHSFFYINNRTMLEEELTYFQRNDLSSEPTETIDNKNIGDYKTNAETFSSNENKKNDALMNGTLNGIKINKISTSSTVVNNNSIDSSDGQNDTNIIDKKANKRNSELGKNGKVSINSNNTKDNINSSNKIKKNKINNTNNNNLSNNKNGININSKFSSKNMNLLNNSNTESSSCNMYDEADFKSFDSSINSFNYADSINNKLDLKGLNNIMKYSNNLDKNKQIYTYNDNNKTCCTNGNGNESIKLSENNLMHNYSYTDCYKNETNNANVSTCSNGNNTYKNIEKSNHNNSSGFNHNSQNSPDDNICKNKNCEKNSDNNMNENNSTNNDGIGDCDRRKSMEENSKNDHESEGNDDKGDNKNKNKNTNNSKSKGNSKGNKNKNGNKKNKKNGNQNVKINSNNIGEDKTDQKNDTSNGKYLHGNISITNNKTLKHNTSSNKSSIVNPGSKKSGTNIANLIISDKYSTVSAASTTNTNNNQRSASDHSNENFEKNSCTCTESNSILFQDRDIKYDEKSERITICDNDSNMATVIDENKSNDIVNLNNTINLFKNNIYNAFNDTFSEKTAESIYFSKNVPNNDMDIIIENTDNLKKKKKKKIQNNNIIDSNNNMNTFLSHTQIPIFDAEREKTSGINQISHSMLQNKFGLNDEKENHSMTSSTYTSTSINDGSITQLHNGMKIPLVKTYDINKTVDNSTANNYGLNINIGNNTLNTTNQSIEINGNVSTRFSQNNSLNQHKETNTNYNRYNNEKNVKENYNSMNLRKGGNNNMSVERPVILNNSQMLQAFMQGRLCLSCDSLDHPMPLCPNNSFVCPNCHNISHRGNDCPMKCRFCLKYHNGISIMDCLKKARIQNEKKLLNKGKNDNNNSTENNNKMGNNNKNKNEKTNIGPRFDITTRPDNSYGRSVYVSNLSDEITNAQLRDAINNQLDNGFVVNIDRQNGYAFVELSNLNSTFQLVQRSININYKKLKIQFKKTGQFLIPDNLSFNSNNVSPHFNINNNDNTQNKLNKTGSNAHASNKNSSTSTNSASNLGTVQNNFISNHIHFDFSTQLKDSNMKQNTNIVNNISQNDTNNITVNTNSNNIINNGHNNYILHMDNMEGENGGSGKFYYETQRKSQLQHFNQASNLKKYKQKGINNLYNNINCNCSENIIDAHFSSKVLENLKKTAQLNERNEGGNNLLCKNSNQNIKFENIGINNYCNKNGNIDNCSNYQIKDLLSYYNMNKNNGRSDNLIKQNDFYDFMSFEDENILNDYLKKKNTNLNNNISPMDIPNMEERNSSIFNDDMFLKFINHITNDQNKLNNTIINERTKATNSTINNNSDSLLNSHLFNNRSLLLKENNNYYNNTTEDNNVRDLSSNIYLKNDNNLTECNSSTDHNMIQKYIHENNKLMDSSTTLDIKSIIDNAIEINHGTTGSDEMNFTSTIKSNSVSSNNSGCSYSNGIHKDDSREYFADENSYNMSDICSNNDHNSLTKNNRHSAYINNNNIQNFKKEVDEDKLFNHTNFSFHTSDQDKKCNDENEINQFFWKECNNSNCDNGNNDDDILSQGQTGYKNICNDMLYKSNTIYDIYKNFNSIKDNSPSIDNCNQHTCEGDYSFSNGAENSSSNNFDNVNYDFKTPNNDILFNNINNEKTKDMHKLTSDAINYGQQEQLNFTDIDINKFKNIFNNQNMEMLNNNSYMKNMKYKEIDAIEKDLESHIKVLWNLRKIKLGESYSNTK from the coding sequence atgcataAAATGACTATAGCTAATAATTATCACGATCatagttttttttacataaataatagaaCGATGCTTGAAGAAGAGCTAACTTACTTTCAAAGAAATGATCTGAGTTCTGAGCCTACAGAAACTAtagacaataaaaatataggaGATTACAAAACGAACGCTGAAACATTTAGTTCTAACGAgaataagaaaaatgatGCATTGATGAATGGCACATTAAATGGGATAAagataaacaaaatttcTACTTCTTCTACCGTggttaataataatagcatAGATAGCTCAGATGGGCAAAATGATACCAATATTATTGATAAGAAAGCAAATAAGCGAAATAGTGAGTTAGGAAAAAATGGTAAAGTTTCTATCAATAGCAATAATACCAAAGATAACATAAACAGCTCAAACaagataaagaaaaataaaataaataatacaaataataataacttgtctaataataaaaatggtataAACATAAACTCAAAATTTTCCAgcaaaaatatgaatttattaaataattcaaatacTGAAAGCTCAAGTTGCAATATGTATGACGAAGCCGATTTCAAAAGCTTTGACTCATCTATAAATAGTTTTAATTATGCAGatagtataaataataaattagatTTAAAAGGCttgaataatattatgaaatacTCAAATAActtagataaaaataagcagatatatacatataatgataataacaAAACTTGTTGTACAAACGGAAATGGTAATGAAAGCATAAAACTGTcggaaaataatttaatgcACAATTATAGTTATACAGATTGCTACAAAAATGAAACCAATAATGCCAATGTTAGCACTTGCtcaaatggaaataatacttataaaaatatcgaAAAGAGTAATCATAATAATTCGAGTGGTTTCAACCATAATAGTCAGAATAGTCCAGATGATAACATATGcaagaataaaaattgtgaaaaaaattctgACAACAATatgaatgaaaataatagtacTAATAATGATGGTATTGGCGATTGTGATAGAAGAAAAAGCATGGAagaaaatagtaaaaatgaTCACGAATCTGAGGGGAATGATGATAAAGgggataataaaaataaaaacaagaATACCAATAATTCCAAAAGCAAAGGAAATAGCAAAGGTAACAAGAacaaaaatggaaataaaaaaaataaaaaaaatggaaaccAAAATGTGAAAATCAATTCAAATAACATTGGAGAAGATAAGACTGATCAAAAGAATGATACTTCAAATGGCAAATATTTACATGGAAATATAAGTATTACTAATAATAAGACattaaaacataatacCTCGTCAAATAAATCTTCTATTGTAAATCCAGGATCAAAGAAAAGTGGAACCAATATAGccaatttaattatttctgATAAATATTCTACTGTTAGTGCTGCTTCTACTACGAATACCAATAACAATCAGAGGAGTGCATCAGATCATagtaatgaaaattttgaaaaaaatagctgCACATGTACTGAATCAAATTCGATTTTATTCCAAGATAgagatataaaatatgatgaaaaaagtgAACGGATCACAATTTGTGATAACGATAGCAATATGGCAACTGTTATAGATGAAAATAAGAGTAATGATATAGTAAATCTAAACAATACTATTaacttatttaaaaataatatatacaatgcTTTTAATGATACATTTAGTGAGAAAACAGCTGAgtccatttatttttctaaaaatgtGCCAAACAATGATATGGACataataattgaaaatacagataatttaaaaaagaaaaagaaaaaaaagatacaaaataataatataatagatagtaataataatatgaacaCATTCTTATCTCACACACAAATTCCTATATTTGATGCAGAAAGGGAAAAAACATCAGGAATAAACCAAATTAGCCATAGTAtgttacaaaataaattcgggttaaatgatgaaaaagaaaatcatTCAATGACAAGTAGCACTTATACCAGTACATCAATTAACGATGGTAGTATAACTCAATTACATAATGGCATGAAAATTCCTCTAGTTAAAacatatgatataaataaaactgTGGATAATAGTACTGCAAATAATTATggtttaaatataaacataggTAATAATACATTAAATACTACAAATCAAAGTATCGAAATTAATGGAAATGTCTCGACCCGATTTTCTCAAAACAATTCTTTAAACCAACATAAAGAAACtaatacaaattataatcgttataataatgaaaaaaatgtaaaagaaaattataattctATGAATTTAAGGAAGGgaggaaataataatatgtctGTAGAAAGGCCAGTGATATTAAACAATTCTCAAATGTTGCAAGCATTTATGCAAGGAAGATTATGCTTAAGTTGTGATTCACTAGATCATCCAATGCCTTTATGCCCTAATAATTCTTTTGTTTGTCCTAATTGCCATAATATTTCTCATCGAGGAAATGATTGCCCAATGAAGTGTCGattttgtttaaaatatcATAATGGCATATCAATTATGGattgtttaaaaaaggcaagaatacaaaatgaaaaaaagttattaaataagggaaaaaatgacaataataatagtactgaaaataataacaaaatgggaaataataataaaaataaaaatgaaaaaacaaatattggACCAAGATTTGATATAACTACCCGACCTGACAATTCTTATGGTAGAAGCGTATATGTATCAAATTTAAGTGACGAAATAACAAATGCACAACTAAGAGATGCAATTAATAATCAACTAGATAATGGGTTTGTAGTTAATATAGATAGGCAAAATGGATATGCATTTGTTGAGCTATCTAATTTAAACTCTACTTTCCAATTAGTACAAAGatctattaatattaattataaaaaattaaaaatccaatttaaaaaaacaggGCAATTCTTAATACCAGATAATCTATCTTTTAATTCTAATAATGTATCACcgcattttaatataaacaataatgACAACACtcaaaataaattgaaCAAAACTGGCTCAAATGCTCATGCatctaataaaaattccTCTACTTCAACGAATAGCGCATCTAATTTAGGTACTGTACAAAACAACTTCATTTCGAATCACAttcattttgattttaGCACTCAACTAAAGGACTCTAATATGAAacaaaatacaaatattgtaaataatatatctcAAAACGATACGAATAATATAACTGTAAATACTAATTCCAACaacattataaataatgggCACAATaactatattttacatatgGACAACATGGAAGGAGAAAATGGAGGTTCTggtaaattttattatgagACACAAAGAAAATCACAATTACAGCATTTTAATCAAGCAAGTAacttgaaaaaatataagcaaAAAGGTatcaataatttatataataatattaattgcAATTGTAGTGAGAATATCATAGATGCACATTTCAGTTCTAAGGTTCTTGAAAATCTAAAGAAAACTGCCCAATTAAACGAAAGAAATGAAGGAGGAAATAATTTGTTGTGTAAAAATTctaatcaaaatataaaatttgaaaatataggGATCAACAAttattgtaataaaaatgggaaTATTGATAATTGTTCGAATTACCAAATAAAAGATTTATTaagttattataatatgaacaaaaataatggaaGGTCAGATAATTTGATAAAGCAAAATGATTTCTATGATTTTATGTCTTTTgaagatgaaaatatattaaatgattatttaaaaaagaaaaatacaaatttgaataataatatatctcCTATGGATATACCAAATATGGAAGAGCGAAATAGttccatttttaatgatgatatgtttttaaaatttataaatcatATTACAAATGAtcaaaacaaattaaataatactataataaatgaaagaaCCAAAGCAACAAATTCtactattaataataactCGGATAGTTTATTAAACTcccatttatttaataatagatCGTTACTATTAAAGGAaaacaataattattataataacacTACAGAAGATAACAATGTTCGAGATTTAAGTagcaatatatatttgaaaaatgataataatttaacaGAATGTAATTCATCTACAGATCATAATATgattcaaaaatatattcatgaGAATAATAAGTTAATGGACTCTTCAACAACTTTAGACATTAAATCAATTATTGATAATGCAATTGAAATTAATCATGGTACAACAGGATCGGATGAAATGAATTTTACAAGTACTATCAAGAGTAATAGTGTTAGTAGTAACAATAGTGGATGTAGTTATAGCAATGGCATACATAAAGATGATAGTAGAGAATATTTTGCTGATGAGAATTCTTACAATATGAGCGATATATGCTCTAATAATGATCATAATAGTttgacaaaaaataatagacaTTCTGCCTAtatcaataataataatatacaaaactTTAAGAAGGAAGTCGACGAGGATAAACTATTTAACCACAcaaatttttcttttcataCTTCAGATcaagataaaaaatgcaatgatgaaaatgaaataaatcaatTTTTTTGGAAAGAATGCAATAATAGTAATTGTGACAATGGCaataatgatgatgatATATTAAGTCAGGGACAAACTggatacaaaaatatatgtaacgATATGCTTTATAAATCTAATAccatatatgatatatataaaaattttaattctaTCAAGGATAACAGTCCTAGTATTGATAATTGCAACCAACATACATGCGAAGGGGACTACAGCTTTAGTAACGGTGCTGAAAACTCAtcatcaaataattttgataatgTTAATTATGATTTTAAAACCCccaataatgatatattattcaataatataaataatgaaaaaacgAAAGATATGCATAAACTAACTAGTGATGCAATAAACTATGGGCAACAGGAACAACTTAATTTTACAGATAttgatattaataaatttaaaaatatttttaataaccaaaatatggaaatgttaaataataattcatatatgaaaaatatgaaatataaagaaattgaCGCAATTGAGAAAGATCTCGAAAGCCATATTAAAGTATTATGGAActtaagaaaaataaagctAGGTGAATCCTACAGTAATACAAAATGA
- a CDS encoding mitochondrial carrier protein, putative — MEHLKNLITGALAGIVVDAILYPVDNLKTNIQAKNQVYSIFEARKLYNGIIPTLIGTIPASAFFYCFYEMSKKLISENNPGISKSALYIASTSIAELTASIVRLPFEIIKQKMQVSSEASVKNIINDVLRMQGVQSFLLRSYLVIIIRDIPFECIQYFIWETLKEKGQKYSREFHENHLVLMSSLSGGIAGATAGFLTTPIDVIKSKHIVYGRSYIETIMEISKEGYLSFYKGCLFRTCYLFFGGLIFFGALRLFSFKKDKPCETNYQLA, encoded by the exons ATGGAGCATTTAA aaaactTAATAACTGGGGCCCTGGCGGGTATTGTTGTTGATGCGATATTATATCCCGTTGATAACTTAAAAACAAACATCCAAGCAAAAAATCAAGTATATTCAATTTTTGAGGCAAGAAAGTTATATAATGGGATTATTCCAACCCTTATAGGCACTATACCAGCTAgtgcttttttttattgtttttatgaaatgtcaaaaaaattaatatcag aaaacaaTCCTGGTATTAGCAAAAGTGCTTTATATATAGCTTCCACCAGTATAGCCGAACTTACAGCATCCATAGTGAG GCTACCGtttgaaataataaaacagaAAATGCAAGTGTCTAGTGAAGCATCtgtcaaaaatataataaatgatgTACTAAGAATGCAAGGAGTTCAATCATTTTTACTTAGGAGTTATTTAGTTATAATCATAAGAGATATTCCATTTGAGTGTATTCAATATTTCATATGGGAAACACTTAAAGAGAAGGGgcaaaaat attCCAGAGAATTTCATGAAAATCATCTAGTTTTAATGTCGTCTCTTTCTGGGGGAATTGCAG GAGCTACAGCTGGATTCCTAACAACTCCTATTGATGTTATAAAATCCAAGCATATAGTATat GGCCGGTCATATATTGAGACAATTATGGAAATATCAAAAGAAGGATACTTGTCATTTTATAAAGGATGTCTATTTAGAAcatgttatttattttttggagGGCTTATATTCTTTGGAGCTCTAAGattgttttcatttaaaaaggaTAAACCTTGCGAAACAAATTATCAGTTAGCTtga
- a CDS encoding replication factor C subunit 4, putative, translated as MEEDSFKNRLLKRNIDIWIEKYRPEYLEDVVGNTFVINTLKSIIVSGNMPNLLLAGAPGTGKTTSILCLASEMLGSQAKKAVLELNASDDRGINVIRDRIKSFAKEVISLPPGRHKIIILDEVDSMTTAAQQSLRRIMELYSDTTRFALACNQSEKIIDALQSRCAIIRYFKLTDDQVLKRILKICEYENIKYTDDGLETITFIADGDLRKAVNCLQSTYAGLEVINKENVLNICDIPSPERIENLLKHCISSEWRKAHDIAYEMIKEGHTPFDVALTSSNVLRRYDLGSEAIQIEFLKIGAMACNTMASGLSSVIQLDKLIADWCIAAKTLRAKC; from the exons ATGGAAGAAGactcatttaaaaatagattattaaaaagaaacaTTGATATATGGATAGAAAAATATCGCCCTGAGTATTTAGAGGATGTAGTCGGAAACACTTTTGTCATAAATACATTAAAGAGTATTATAGTATCGGGGAATATGCCTAATTTGCTTTTAGct GGGGCCCCTGGTACAGGAAAAACCACTAGCATTTTGTGTCTAGCTAGCGAAATGTTAGGAAGTCAAGCAAAGAAAGCGGTTCTTGAATTAAATGCATCAGATGATAGAGGAATCAATGTAATACGTGATAGAATAAAAAGTTTTGCTAAAGAGGTAATAAGTTTACCACCTGGAagacataaaataataatattagatGAAGTCGATTCCATGACAACAGCAGCTCAACAATCTTTAAGAAGAATAATGGAATTGTATTCAGATACAACAAGATTTGCGCTAGCATGTAATCAatcagaaaaaataatagatgCGCTTCAAAGTAGATGTGCTATTATtagatattttaaattaacaGATGATCAAGTTTTAAAAagaattttaaaaatatgtgaatACGAAAACATTAAATATACAGATGATGGTTTAGAAACGATAACATTCATAGCTGATGGAGATTTAAGAAAAGCAGTTAATTGTCTGCAATCAACTTATGCTGGTTTAGAAGtcataaataaagaaaatgttCTAAATATTTGTGATATTCCCTCACCAGAAAGaattgaaaatttattgaAACACTGTATTAGTAGTGAATGGAGAAAAGCTCATGATATTGCTTATGAAATGATAAAAGAAGGGCATACACCATTTGATGTTGCGTTAACGTCATCAAATGTTTTAAGGAGATATGACCTCGGATCTGAAGCTATTCAGATTGagtttttaaaaatcgGAGCAATGGCATGCAACACGATGGCAAGTGGTTTGTCAAGTGTAATACAGCTAGATAAGCTGATAGCTGATTGGTGTATAGCTGCAAAAACGCTTAGGGCAAAATGttga
- a CDS encoding ATP-dependent RNA helicase DBP9, putative, which yields MDQEDAPQSEVEGGVAEEIKEEEYAEEVEAEQDEIEEDEEDEVDEDEGEEAEGDEVDEDEGEEAEGDEVDEDEGEEAEGDEVDEDEEDEDEGEEDEDEAPNTMKVKNNANEMFFDVSNKFEGFDNILLDVRLRKALLYLFKFKHPTKIQKISIPSILKGNDTILNAKTGSGKTMAYLIPAIQRLIKFNIDEKEHLKFFYKCIIIAPTDELCLQIYNVGNKLCSYLKGMVTINHNVNNIFYEHSTILVSTPKDLCNYILEHKNKNNQNILSNLKILIIDEADVIHTKEFQKPMNILTRNYLPKNFSKKYQIVMASATLKKNIIEKTKLFLHNPIYLTTEEDKKKSKKHSIDSQIVESSKKSRNNNTLNDEGVMPQENGDADAINFKFVGRSFYYLYDEQLTKYIYLYLLIKNKIVKYKSIIFTASTSEAYKIKIFLTYLNITASILNPIHPILIKQSIILAFNNSKFYFLICPQFERNTVRASPKESVNEDLSEDDSTEEELPDEEIEDELFENESDREEINNEEIEGELSENESNKEEVNDEELKDEIPENEPNREEINDEEVKDDMSDEETVKEEKEWDKINDENEKEKDFLYNRGLDFRNVSCVINFSMPLDKETFLHRIGRTCRLNTKGISISFVDENKQFEKNIVKEIEDENICHMKKKNMKFNNIEDCRYRVESTLIKCTPKKIKLLIQKEILYHSLKSNELKEFFNSHENEKKQINKIIKRFNKQIVSQKFIKDRNASIFLKKLTPSNTTKKNGRIGKRNKNNNRDMELIEKKKHGFAITQKGYEDQLKKEPNEEVTDPTKLPALFGKRLRNYMYMKYINNKKKSTVNNDAKQNSFNSKYTNRDKKGFKNNKFSKKRKFTKTR from the coding sequence ATGGATCAAGAGGATGCGCCCCAAAGTGAAGTCGAAGGAGGAGTAGCAGAAGAAATCAAAGAAGAGGAATATGCTGAAGAAGTAGAAGCAGAACAAGATGAAATAGAAGAAGATGAAGAAGATGAAGTAGATGAAGATGAAGGAGAAGAAGCAGAAGGAGATGAAGTAGATGAAGATGAAGGAGAAGAAGCAGAAGGAGATGAAGTAGATGAAGATGAAGGAGAAGAAGCAGAAGGAGATGAAGTAGATGAAGATGAAGAAGATGAAGATGAAGGGGAAGAAGATGAAGATGAAGCCCCAAACACGATGaaagttaaaaataatgcgAATGAAATGTTCTTTGACGTAAGCAACAAATTTGAGGGCTTCGACAATATTCTGTTAGATGTGAGATTAAGAAAAGCAttactttatttatttaaattcaaGCATCCGacaaaaattcaaaaaatttcaattccaagtatattaaaaggtaatgatacaattttaaatgCAAAAACAGGGTCTGGGAAAACAATGGCCTATTTGATTCCAGCAATCCAGCGATTGATAAAATTCAACATCGATGAAAAAGaacatttaaaatttttttataaatgtataattatAGCCCCAACAGACGAATTGTgcttacaaatatataatgtggGGAATAAGTTATGCTCATACTTAAAGGGAATGGTAACAATTAACcataatgtaaataatattttttatgagcATTCTACTATACTTGTAAGTACTCCCAAAGATTTATGTAACTATATATTagaacataaaaataaaaataaccaaaatattttatcaaatttaaaaatattaattattgaTGAAGCAGATGTAATTCATACAAAAGAATTTCAAAAGCCAATGAATATACTAACACGTAATTATTTACcaaaaaatttttcaaaaaaatatcaaattGTTATGGCTTCAGctactttaaaaaaaaatattatcgaAAAAACTAAACTCTTTTTACATAATCCAATTTATTTAACTACTGAAgaggataaaaaaaaaagtaagaAGCATTCTATTGATAGCCAAATTGTAGAAAGCTCTAAAAAAAGTCGAAACAATAATACTTTAAATGATGAAGGCGTAATGCCTCAGGAAAATGGTGATGCTGATgcaataaattttaaatttgttgGAAGAtccttttattatttatatgatgaGCAATTAACAAAGTAcatttatctatatttattgataaaaaataaaatagtaaaatataaatcgaTAATATTTACGGCTTCTACAAGTGAAGcgtataaaataaaaatatttttaacataCCTAAACATTACAGCTTCTATACTTAATCCAATCCATCCTATTTTAATTAAGCAAAGTATTATTTTGGCCTTCAAcaattcaaaattttatttcttaataTGCCCACAGTTTGAAAGAAACACGGTTCGCGCTTCCCCCAAGGAATCAGTAAATGAAGATTTATCTGAAGATGACTCAACCGAGGAAGAATTACCTGATGAGGAAATTGAGGAcgaattatttgaaaatgagTCAGACAGAGAAGAGATCAATAATGAGGAAATTGAGGGCGAATTATCTGAAAATGAGTCAAACAAAGAGGAGGTCAATGATGAGGAACTCAAGGATGAGATCCCTGAAAATGAACCAAACAGAGAAGAAATCAATGATGAGGAGGTCAAGGATGATATGTCTGATGAAGAAACCGTCAAAGAGGAAAAGGAGTGGGACAAAATTAATGacgaaaatgaaaaagagaAAGACTTTTTATACAATAGAGGCTTAGATTTTCGCAATGTAAGTTGTGTTATTAACTTTAGTATGCCATTAGATAAAGaaacatttttacataGAATAGGAAGAACTTGCAGATTAAATACGAAAGGTATAAGTATATCATTTgtagatgaaaataaacaatttgaaaaaaatattgttaaaGAAATTGaggatgaaaatatatgccatatgaaaaaaaaaaatatgaaatttaataatattgaagATTGTAGATATAGAGTTGAATCAACTTTGATTAAATGCacaccaaaaaaaataaaattacttatccaaaaagaaatattatatcattCATTAAAGTCCAATGAATTAAaggaattttttaattcacatgaaaatgaaaaaaaacaaattaataaaattataaaacgttttaataaacaaattgtTTCACAAAAGTTTATCAAAGATAGGAACGCAAGTAtattcttaaaaaaattgaccCCTAGCAATacgacaaaaaaaaatggacgTATTGGcaaaagaaacaaaaataataaccgAGATATGGAACTTattgaaaagaaaaaacatGGATTTGCCATAACTCAAAAAGGTTATGAAGACCAATTAAAGAAAGAACCCAATGAAGAAGTTACAGACCCTACTAAGTTGCCTGCTTTGTTTGGTAAACGACTAAGaaattatatgtacatgaaatatataaataacaaaaaaaaaagtacaGTTAACAACGATGCGAAACAAAATAGTTTTAACAGTAAATACACGAATCGTGATAAAAAAggctttaaaaataataaattttccaaaaaaaggaaattcACAAAAACAAGATAA
- a CDS encoding tetratricopeptide repeat protein, putative, whose product MDADENSYNTQEKDKLPNKQKESLEKENDEVGKLNNERIEKREFDDESTINGHEKINFKNENYNDDIKMNEKANRNTIETISDLDNINSKDDKNKKNDFCENTNLVEEKKGAIIGEAHENNITKKDNEIVSDKDDDSNDAPNNTRNCYSDDYINNDEKNSSESDETSEDEYYSGEESLNDDSSEEYSDSDNEKSSYIPSDEEEFEEDEEEGDNTTDNELSNKDVEEIKEMGNEHFKKCDYKNAIYYYSKALKKCKDKTIKSILYSNRAACNVLLKNWNLVIDDCTKSINCDENYVKSYIRRSNAYEHLEKYNDASNDLNKAISIDSSLLNTYEAKQKRLKILAEQQLSKEKEEMVGKLKDFGNMLLGKVGLSLDNFEVQKNPNNDGSFNIQFKQNK is encoded by the coding sequence ATGGATGCCGATGAAAATTCCTACAATACACAggaaaaagataaattgCCAAACAAACAGAAAGAAAGtttagaaaaagaaaatgatgaagtTGGCAAACTAAACAACGAACGAATTGAAAAACGAGAGTTCGATGATGAAAGTACAATTAATGGccatgaaaaaataaattttaaaaatgaaaattataatgatgATATTAAAATGAATGAAAAGGCTAACAGAAATACCATTGAAACTATTTCTGATttagataatataaattcgaaagatgataaaaataaaaaaaatgatttttgtgaaaatacaaatttagTTGAGGAAAAAAAGGGTGCAATCATAGGAGAGGCacatgaaaataatataacaaaaaaggATAATGAAATTGTGAGTGATAAAGATGATGACTCAAATGATGCTCCCAATAATACAAGAAACTGCTATAGTGACGActacataaataatgatgaaaaaaattcgaGTGAATCTGATGAAACTTCTGAAGATGAATATTATTCAGGAGAAGAAAGTCTTAATGATGATTCATCAGAAGAATATTCTGATTcagataatgaaaaaagctCATATATTCCAAGTGATGAAGAGGAATTTGAAGAGGATGAAGAAGAAGGTGACAATACAACAGACAATGAATTGAGTAATAAAGATGtagaagaaataaaagaaatggGAAAtgaacattttaaaaaatgtgattataaaaatgcaatatattattacagtaaagctttaaaaaaatgtaaagatAAAACTATTAAAAGTATATTGTACTCAAATAGAGCAGCCTgtaatgttttattaaaaaattggaaTTTGGTTATAGATGATTGTACTAAATCTATAAATTGTGATGAAAATTATGTCAAATCATATATACGACGAAGCAACGCGTATGAAcatttagaaaaatataatgatgcTTCTAACGATTTAAATAAAGCTATATCTATTGattcatcattattaaatacCTATGAAGCTAAACAAAAaagattaaaaattttagcAGAACAACAATTGAGTAAAGAGAAAGAAGAAATGGTTGGAAAGCTAAAAGATTTTGGAAATATGCTATTAGGAAAAGTAGGATTGTCTTTAGACAATTTTGAGGTACAAAAAAATCCAAACAATGATGGATCTTTCAACATACAATTTAAACAAAACAAGTGA